From Methanosarcina lacustris Z-7289, one genomic window encodes:
- the galU gene encoding UTP--glucose-1-phosphate uridylyltransferase GalU: MKVKKAVLPAAGLGTRFLPATKSMPKEMLPIIDTPVIQYVVEEAIASGIEDIIIITGRGKRAIEDYFDDSPELEMHLAKKHQTDMLKLVRDISSLVDIHYIRQKEPNGLGDAVLRAEKHIGNEPFAVLLGDDIIVNDKPCTAQLIENFEKYGRSTIAVEEVPYEKLSSYGIIKGKPLDDSLYVLEDIVEKPSPEAAPSNIGAIGRYVFTPEIFDCIKEAGAGVGSEIQLTDGIRLLNRSQMIYACRFKGKRFDTGDRLGYVKSIVDFALKNENLRDDVLEYLREIMAVEKAPAENKEQK, translated from the coding sequence TTGAAAGTAAAAAAAGCAGTTCTCCCAGCGGCTGGCCTCGGGACCCGTTTTCTGCCTGCCACCAAGTCCATGCCAAAGGAAATGCTCCCGATCATTGATACGCCCGTCATCCAGTATGTCGTGGAGGAGGCTATAGCCTCGGGGATCGAGGACATAATCATCATCACGGGAAGGGGAAAGAGGGCCATTGAAGATTACTTTGATGACTCCCCTGAACTGGAGATGCATCTTGCGAAAAAACACCAGACAGACATGTTAAAGCTTGTGAGGGACATCTCCTCCCTTGTGGATATTCATTACATCCGCCAGAAAGAGCCCAATGGCCTGGGAGATGCAGTCCTCAGGGCAGAGAAACATATAGGAAATGAACCTTTTGCGGTGCTTCTCGGAGACGATATTATCGTTAATGATAAACCCTGCACTGCCCAGCTTATCGAGAACTTTGAAAAATACGGAAGGTCAACCATTGCAGTCGAAGAGGTGCCTTACGAAAAACTGAGCAGTTACGGGATTATAAAGGGCAAGCCTCTTGATGATTCTCTGTACGTGCTTGAGGATATTGTGGAAAAACCCTCTCCTGAAGCTGCTCCTTCCAATATTGGGGCAATTGGACGCTACGTCTTTACCCCTGAAATATTTGATTGCATAAAGGAAGCCGGAGCTGGTGTAGGGAGTGAGATCCAGCTTACAGATGGTATCAGGCTCCTGAACAGGTCTCAGATGATCTACGCCTGCCGGTTCAAAGGAAAAAGGTTTGACACCGGGGACCGGCTTGGGTACGTAAAGTCCATAGTGGACTTTGCCCTTAAGAATGAAAACCTTAGAGATGATGTACTTGAGTATCTGCGGGAAATCATGGCAGTTGAAAAGGCTCCGGCAGAAAATAAAGAGCAAAAGTAA
- a CDS encoding CgeB family protein, translated as MLTSSISSNDSFFPIEESKVNRELLLSNGSQCITQEDASCSREMVSQKNTMKILVFASTIDLKYKLGCTPSWWQLLKALHEIGNEVIVVPYLGGAVESLWWRTYENSCKLESVLYNNFLKSQRKVAEPSKTNGFLSPITKNLINLDIKPKIKKQLHDIINNEKDLDFILFMNIPLNHITGIPTEIKQEFGIPCLYYDGDMPTILPKYAVSRGFKFDYYIDSDPSEYDAFFVNSKGVIEDLKEAGAKNVTPLYYAADADLFAPVDVKQTIDVSFYGHGSELREEWMTNMIANPSKRLPDANFSVGGGNFGIDMGNAKLIGPVSYSAFREFCCKSKINLNITRWSHTNVYASATARPFELAAYGACIVSQPYKGIEEWFEIGKEIIVVNSEDEAVETYEWLLSSEEERLKIGERARQRILKEHTYRHRAETIIHLSKLVR; from the coding sequence ATGCTCACAAGTAGTATTTCATCTAATGATTCATTTTTCCCAATAGAGGAATCTAAAGTAAACCGCGAACTGCTTCTGAGCAATGGTTCCCAATGCATCACGCAGGAGGATGCTTCTTGCTCAAGGGAGATGGTTTCCCAGAAAAATACAATGAAAATATTAGTGTTTGCCTCTACTATAGACCTGAAGTACAAACTGGGATGTACCCCCTCCTGGTGGCAGTTACTAAAAGCTCTCCACGAGATCGGAAATGAAGTTATAGTGGTCCCTTACCTTGGAGGGGCAGTGGAAAGCCTCTGGTGGAGGACTTATGAGAACTCTTGCAAGCTTGAAAGCGTCTTATACAACAACTTCCTGAAATCCCAGCGAAAAGTCGCTGAGCCCTCAAAAACAAACGGTTTTCTTTCTCCCATCACGAAAAACTTGATAAACCTTGATATCAAACCCAAGATCAAAAAACAACTTCATGACATCATAAACAACGAAAAAGATCTTGACTTCATCCTTTTCATGAATATCCCCCTCAACCATATCACAGGAATTCCTACGGAAATTAAACAGGAATTTGGAATTCCTTGCCTTTATTATGATGGGGATATGCCCACTATCCTTCCAAAGTACGCAGTTTCACGCGGCTTCAAGTTTGACTATTACATAGATTCCGATCCCTCCGAATACGATGCATTCTTCGTTAACTCAAAAGGCGTAATCGAAGATCTAAAAGAAGCCGGTGCAAAAAATGTAACCCCCCTCTATTACGCAGCAGATGCAGACCTTTTCGCCCCCGTAGATGTTAAACAGACAATCGATGTCTCATTCTACGGCCACGGAAGCGAGTTAAGGGAAGAATGGATGACCAATATGATTGCAAATCCCAGCAAAAGATTGCCTGATGCCAATTTCTCCGTAGGAGGAGGCAATTTCGGGATCGACATGGGGAATGCAAAGCTTATCGGCCCGGTTTCATACAGCGCATTCCGCGAATTCTGCTGTAAAAGCAAGATCAACCTGAACATTACCAGATGGTCTCATACAAATGTGTATGCCTCTGCCACAGCCCGGCCTTTTGAGCTTGCAGCTTACGGAGCCTGTATAGTTTCTCAGCCCTACAAAGGGATAGAAGAGTGGTTTGAGATTGGGAAGGAAATTATTGTTGTCAACAGTGAAGACGAAGCTGTGGAAACCTATGAATGGTTATTGTCCTCTGAGGAAGAAAGGCTAAAGATCGGTGAAAGAGCCAGGCAGAGGATTTTGAAAGAACATACGTACAGGCACAGGGCTGAAACTATTATTCATCTTAGTAAACTGGTTCGTTGA
- a CDS encoding DUF354 domain-containing protein, whose protein sequence is MRVIVDIGHPAHVHFFKNTIWNLEKKGHQVMVVSRDKDVVIELLDAYKIPHTVLSKVKQRKIHLFEELFIREYKLYNIARQFNPDLIMGILSPPVAHVAWALGKKSIIFNDTEHAEIAQKVTYPFCDVICTPTSFKKDAGKKQIKYSGYHELAYLHPAYFVPNPEILRELGVEVGEPFVILRFISWGAHHDVGQHGIDNKLALIKELEKFGKVFISSEGKMAEEFDQYRIRVPSEKIHDLLYYATLCMGEGATMAVESAILGTPSIYVSSLAGTMGNFSELEEKYGLLFNYTDSEAALTKAVELLKDPELKKTWALKRAALLRDKINVTEFMVGLIEEIPKKKDGVSVSAVSDESYA, encoded by the coding sequence TTGAGGGTCATTGTTGATATAGGGCATCCAGCCCACGTTCATTTTTTTAAAAACACTATCTGGAATCTGGAGAAAAAAGGACACCAGGTTATGGTTGTCTCAAGGGATAAAGATGTTGTAATAGAGTTATTAGACGCCTATAAAATCCCGCATACAGTTTTAAGTAAGGTCAAACAGAGAAAGATTCACCTGTTTGAAGAGTTGTTCATAAGAGAGTATAAACTTTATAATATCGCCCGCCAGTTTAATCCAGACCTCATTATGGGCATTCTTTCTCCTCCTGTTGCCCATGTTGCGTGGGCACTGGGTAAAAAATCCATCATTTTCAATGACACTGAACATGCAGAAATAGCCCAGAAAGTGACCTATCCTTTCTGTGATGTTATCTGCACGCCCACATCCTTTAAAAAAGATGCAGGAAAAAAGCAGATAAAGTACAGCGGCTACCATGAACTGGCATATCTTCATCCAGCTTATTTCGTCCCGAATCCTGAGATTTTACGAGAACTCGGAGTAGAGGTAGGCGAACCGTTCGTAATCCTGCGTTTTATTTCATGGGGCGCACACCATGATGTAGGACAGCACGGAATCGATAATAAGCTAGCACTTATTAAAGAACTCGAAAAATTCGGGAAGGTTTTCATTTCTTCAGAAGGAAAAATGGCAGAAGAATTTGACCAATACAGAATCCGGGTGCCCTCCGAAAAAATCCATGACCTTCTTTATTATGCCACACTATGCATGGGTGAAGGAGCAACCATGGCTGTTGAAAGCGCAATTCTTGGAACTCCGTCTATCTATGTTTCCTCCCTTGCGGGAACTATGGGAAACTTTTCGGAACTCGAAGAGAAATACGGTTTACTCTTCAATTACACCGATTCTGAAGCTGCCCTGACAAAGGCTGTGGAACTTCTCAAGGACCCTGAACTTAAGAAGACCTGGGCTCTTAAGAGAGCTGCCCTCCTCAGAGATAAAATTAACGTAACCGAATTCATGGTAGGGCTCATAGAGGAGATTCCTAAAAAAAAGGATGGGGTTTCCGTATCTGCGGTTTCGGATGAGAGCTATGCATGA
- a CDS encoding polysaccharide deacetylase family protein, producing MRAMHDLLKQNSKVWDMFSRKEEYFPEKLDEHERFLFSEKDLRHASEPEASRYLIEHGMKVEFPENKTFAVCLTHDIDDIYPPLSHSLLSSAYCLKYLNFRGLAAQFLWKSRGTEHSPYLNFSEIMDLEEGFGAKSSFYFLASRKDPKRFRYDIEDVEGSLGEISDRGWEAGLHGGYYSYNNLKALKSEKKRLEDVLGKKVIGFRNHYLRFKTPETWELLVDAGFSYDSTFGYSDSVGFRNGMCHPFRPYNLKADREIGILEIPLTVMDVALFKVSGSFEEAWRCTKDLIDTTARFNGVITLLWHNFVFGCSFRKDWIKLYEKALQYCSEKGAWMTSGEEIYRWWENEF from the coding sequence ATGAGAGCTATGCATGATTTACTGAAGCAAAACTCAAAAGTCTGGGATATGTTTTCCCGAAAAGAAGAGTATTTTCCCGAAAAGCTTGATGAGCACGAGCGCTTTCTATTCTCTGAGAAAGACCTCAGACATGCCTCTGAGCCGGAGGCTTCCAGATACCTTATAGAACATGGGATGAAAGTTGAATTCCCGGAAAACAAAACCTTTGCTGTGTGTTTGACTCATGATATAGATGATATTTATCCTCCTCTTTCCCACAGCCTTCTGTCCTCAGCCTACTGCCTGAAATATCTGAATTTCCGGGGTTTAGCGGCTCAGTTTCTCTGGAAATCACGAGGGACTGAGCACTCACCTTACCTTAACTTTTCCGAAATCATGGATCTTGAGGAAGGGTTTGGAGCAAAGTCCTCTTTTTATTTCCTTGCTAGCAGAAAAGACCCCAAAAGGTTCAGATATGATATAGAGGATGTAGAAGGCTCTCTGGGGGAGATCTCCGATAGAGGGTGGGAAGCTGGCCTGCATGGAGGATATTATTCATATAACAACCTTAAAGCGCTAAAAAGTGAAAAAAAAAGGCTGGAAGACGTTCTGGGTAAAAAAGTCATAGGTTTTCGCAACCATTATCTCAGGTTCAAAACTCCGGAAACTTGGGAACTGCTTGTAGATGCCGGTTTCAGCTATGATTCCACTTTTGGATATAGTGATTCAGTTGGCTTCAGGAACGGCATGTGTCACCCTTTCAGGCCATATAATCTGAAAGCAGACCGGGAGATAGGCATCCTGGAAATCCCACTTACTGTAATGGATGTTGCTCTTTTCAAAGTTTCCGGGTCTTTTGAGGAAGCCTGGAGATGCACAAAAGACCTGATAGATACGACAGCGAGGTTCAACGGGGTCATTACCCTGCTGTGGCATAACTTCGTTTTCGGATGCAGTTTCAGAAAAGACTGGATCAAACTCTATGAAAAGGCTCTGCAATACTGCTCCGAAAAAGGGGCATGGATGACAAGTGGAGAAGAGATTTACAGGTGGTGGGAGAATGAATTCTGA
- a CDS encoding glycosyltransferase — protein sequence MNSDSNGKYLLITPAKNEEINLPDVSESVTGQKVTPALWIIVDDGSTDETPRVLEGLKAQYSWIHSIRLPPRPRDITFHYSYVCKQGFDHALDYCKENGIEYEYIGLLDADTIPEENYFGKLIGEFEKDSSLGIASGGVYYDVGDNLSREVSDKNLPRGTGRLWRKSCFLETEGYPVEPSPDSISNTKALLRGWQLKQYADVVEIQTRKTSAGEGLWKGYVKNGWMAYYVDKNLPVVLLNTLYYSLKSPHYTGIAYLSGYLNSAIKREKKITDMEIRTYYRRLNLRLLFSRISGYLSRNSTDTHKEER from the coding sequence ATGAATTCTGATTCTAATGGGAAGTACCTGCTAATAACGCCTGCAAAGAATGAAGAGATAAACCTTCCTGATGTTTCTGAATCTGTAACAGGGCAGAAGGTAACACCTGCACTATGGATCATAGTGGACGATGGGAGTACGGATGAAACTCCCCGCGTTCTCGAAGGGCTGAAGGCACAATACTCCTGGATTCACAGCATAAGGCTCCCTCCAAGACCAAGGGATATAACCTTCCACTATAGCTACGTCTGCAAACAGGGATTTGATCATGCACTGGATTACTGTAAAGAAAATGGCATTGAGTATGAATATATAGGTCTTCTTGATGCCGACACCATACCAGAGGAAAACTATTTTGGAAAGTTGATTGGTGAATTTGAAAAAGATTCCTCTCTTGGGATTGCAAGCGGAGGGGTTTACTATGACGTTGGAGATAATCTATCACGCGAAGTCTCAGATAAAAATCTGCCCCGTGGCACAGGAAGGCTCTGGAGGAAGTCCTGTTTCCTCGAAACCGAAGGCTATCCGGTAGAACCTTCCCCCGACTCCATTTCCAATACTAAAGCTCTTCTTCGGGGCTGGCAGCTCAAGCAGTATGCAGATGTAGTTGAAATCCAGACACGAAAAACGAGCGCTGGGGAGGGGCTCTGGAAAGGATATGTAAAAAATGGTTGGATGGCTTATTATGTGGATAAAAATCTGCCTGTAGTTCTGTTAAATACGCTTTATTATTCTCTTAAGTCTCCCCATTACACGGGAATTGCATACCTCTCTGGATACCTCAATTCAGCCATTAAGAGGGAGAAAAAGATCACGGATATGGAAATAAGGACTTACTACAGACGTTTAAACCTCAGGCTGTTGTTTTCCAGAATTTCCGGATATTTAAGCCGTAACTCCACAGATACCCACAAAGAGGAACGATGA
- a CDS encoding glycosyltransferase family 2 protein produces the protein MNRELLLGNSSQCITQEYTPCEREMVPQKITVILPAFNEEVSIGSVVLLARQHADRVIVVDDGSSDRTAEIAEKVGAEVIVHSPNRGKGMALKTGFTAAEGSDVIVTMDSDGQHNPSDIPKLVAPIMEGVADMVNGSRYLNGNDKNTPAYRRVGQTILDKATNMNSGIQVTDSQSGFRAFAGYTKDIFHFNSNGMAIESEMLSDAGKAGLRIKEVEIGVRYDVGHSTENPIRHGLMVLLKILKDMEFNRPLYYFTIPGFVLGTSGLYMGLSFLQIFYLGGSLNFGPTILMILLTLVGTFMAFTGILLHSIAGMIRGI, from the coding sequence GTGAATCGCGAACTGCTTCTAGGCAACAGTTCCCAATGCATCACACAGGAGTATACTCCCTGCGAAAGGGAGATGGTTCCTCAGAAAATAACCGTGATCCTTCCTGCCTTCAATGAGGAAGTATCCATAGGAAGTGTTGTCCTGCTTGCGAGACAGCATGCCGACAGGGTGATTGTTGTAGACGACGGCAGCTCTGACCGCACAGCCGAGATCGCGGAGAAAGTCGGCGCCGAAGTGATTGTACACTCCCCCAACAGGGGAAAAGGCATGGCCCTCAAGACCGGCTTTACAGCCGCTGAAGGCTCCGATGTCATCGTAACTATGGACTCTGACGGCCAGCACAATCCTTCAGACATTCCAAAACTCGTAGCTCCTATCATGGAGGGCGTTGCCGACATGGTAAACGGCAGCCGCTACCTCAACGGAAACGACAAAAACACTCCTGCCTACCGCCGCGTAGGCCAGACCATCCTGGACAAAGCTACGAACATGAACTCCGGCATCCAGGTAACCGATTCTCAGAGCGGTTTTCGCGCCTTTGCCGGGTACACCAAAGACATCTTCCACTTCAACTCAAACGGCATGGCAATAGAAAGCGAAATGCTATCCGATGCAGGAAAGGCCGGGTTAAGGATCAAAGAGGTAGAGATCGGGGTAAGGTATGATGTGGGCCATTCGACGGAGAATCCAATAAGGCATGGATTGATGGTTCTTTTAAAAATTCTAAAAGATATGGAGTTTAACAGGCCTCTGTATTATTTTACGATTCCCGGATTTGTTCTTGGAACATCTGGATTATACATGGGCCTCAGTTTTCTGCAGATCTTTTATCTTGGGGGGAGTTTGAATTTCGGGCCGACTATTCTGATGATTTTGCTAACTTTAGTCGGGACGTTTATGGCGTTTACAGGCATTCTGCTGCATTCGATTGCAGGAATGATCAGGGGTATATAA
- a CDS encoding glycosyltransferase family 4 protein, whose protein sequence is MKMLFLDIVWPLYLADGSLIHRHELVSNLARLDNEIHIFTTDRSTLLHLDNIRCHYIRPGSLLTLTINYFRSSAVLVGSEPFDVLYTRNPNYGFLAGLFCKSRCKTLVYELNGIPEDENSLIRDRCNEEKSLQEGKMVNLSRYFSYSKARLKVLVLKKALGLSDKVIAVTPGIKANLESSYNIPGEKITVVSNGANTSLFKPLDQDACRKELGLDPETPYICFVGNLAPWQGVEYLIKAAPSILSRSPECRFLIIGDGVMKNELLNLSRELGVADRFVFTGVVAYDRVPVYINASEICAAPFILARNAKIGLSPLKLYEYMACGKPVVASAISGVADVLEASEGGIPVPPENPEALAEAISKLLENREMRKKLGSKGLSHVTENYSWYSVARQVDGICKSGLKG, encoded by the coding sequence ATGAAGATGCTCTTTCTAGACATAGTGTGGCCCCTTTACCTGGCTGATGGTTCGCTTATCCACAGGCATGAGCTTGTAAGCAACCTGGCAAGGCTGGACAATGAAATCCATATATTCACCACTGATCGTTCCACTCTTTTGCACCTTGACAATATCCGCTGCCATTATATACGTCCTGGGAGCCTGCTTACTCTCACAATCAACTATTTCCGGAGCTCTGCAGTCCTGGTCGGTTCAGAGCCTTTTGATGTGCTGTATACCAGAAATCCAAATTATGGCTTTCTTGCCGGGCTCTTTTGTAAAAGCAGGTGCAAAACTCTTGTGTATGAATTAAATGGAATCCCGGAGGATGAAAACAGCCTTATCAGAGACAGGTGCAATGAAGAGAAATCCTTACAAGAGGGGAAAATGGTAAATTTATCCAGGTATTTTTCTTATTCAAAAGCCAGGTTAAAGGTTCTGGTTCTGAAAAAAGCTCTTGGACTTTCAGATAAGGTAATCGCAGTAACTCCAGGAATAAAAGCAAACCTTGAGAGTTCTTACAATATTCCAGGAGAAAAAATAACTGTTGTATCCAACGGGGCAAACACTTCCCTGTTCAAACCTCTTGATCAGGATGCCTGCAGGAAAGAGCTTGGTCTGGATCCCGAAACTCCTTATATCTGTTTTGTGGGAAACCTTGCTCCCTGGCAGGGGGTAGAATATCTGATAAAGGCAGCTCCCTCTATACTTTCCAGATCTCCTGAGTGCCGTTTTCTTATTATCGGCGACGGAGTTATGAAAAATGAACTTCTCAACCTCTCAAGAGAACTTGGGGTTGCAGACAGGTTTGTTTTTACAGGTGTGGTTGCTTACGACCGCGTGCCTGTGTACATCAATGCAAGTGAGATCTGTGCTGCTCCCTTTATACTGGCCAGAAACGCAAAAATAGGGCTTTCACCTCTGAAACTATATGAGTATATGGCTTGCGGAAAGCCAGTTGTTGCAAGTGCGATCAGCGGGGTTGCCGATGTACTCGAGGCTTCAGAAGGGGGAATTCCTGTCCCTCCGGAAAATCCGGAAGCCCTTGCAGAAGCTATCTCAAAGCTACTTGAAAATCGGGAAATGAGAAAGAAACTGGGCTCAAAAGGTTTAAGTCATGTTACTGAAAATTACAGCTGGTACAGTGTTGCAAGACAGGTAGACGGAATCTGCAAATCAGGACTCAAAGGCTGA
- a CDS encoding UDP-glucose dehydrogenase family protein: MKISVIGSGYVGSVTAACFAEAGHEIICVDIDLKKTEQINAGIPPIYEEGLGELLQKYAGKRLIATTDYEFAVNETDISFICVGTPSAEDGSIDLSIVRAAAASIGAALAKKEGYHVVVVKSTVVPETTEKFVLPVLEEASGKTAGKNFGVAMNPEFLREGKAVQDFMHPDKIVVGAIDRRSGDLVSELYRTFECEITRTSPATAEMIKYVNNSLLATKISFANEIGNICKKLGIDTYEVMEAVGKDFRISPKFLNSGAGFGGSCFPKDVKALIGKAKAIGYSPVLLESVIAVNERQPLLMTEILQRKIGNPAGKKIAVLGLAFKNETDDIRESRAIPVIAELLRLGARVSAYDPMATENMKRIFPTIEYLDKASDALKDADACLVMTEWDEFRNLDSEFQNMKGKIVIDGRRIIKAKNVDYEGLCW; encoded by the coding sequence ATGAAAATTTCTGTTATAGGTTCAGGGTATGTAGGTTCGGTCACTGCAGCTTGTTTTGCAGAGGCAGGACACGAAATCATTTGTGTAGATATTGATCTAAAAAAAACGGAGCAGATAAACGCAGGCATTCCTCCCATCTATGAAGAGGGGCTTGGAGAGCTTTTGCAAAAATATGCGGGGAAAAGACTCATAGCAACTACTGATTATGAATTTGCAGTCAATGAAACAGATATTTCCTTTATCTGTGTTGGGACACCTTCGGCAGAAGATGGGAGTATAGACCTTTCAATTGTCCGGGCAGCAGCAGCAAGTATTGGCGCAGCTCTGGCAAAGAAAGAAGGCTACCATGTGGTGGTAGTAAAAAGCACAGTAGTGCCCGAAACGACTGAAAAATTTGTCCTTCCGGTTCTTGAAGAAGCGTCAGGAAAGACAGCCGGAAAAAATTTTGGGGTTGCAATGAATCCAGAGTTCCTCAGGGAAGGAAAGGCAGTCCAGGATTTCATGCACCCTGACAAAATAGTTGTTGGGGCAATCGACAGAAGATCAGGAGATCTGGTTTCCGAACTCTACAGGACCTTTGAATGTGAGATCACGCGTACAAGTCCGGCAACCGCGGAAATGATCAAATATGTAAATAACTCCCTGCTTGCAACCAAGATCTCCTTCGCCAATGAGATCGGAAATATTTGTAAAAAGCTGGGGATCGATACCTATGAGGTCATGGAAGCTGTAGGGAAGGACTTCAGGATTTCCCCAAAGTTTTTAAATTCCGGGGCAGGCTTTGGTGGGTCATGTTTCCCGAAAGACGTAAAAGCACTTATAGGAAAAGCAAAAGCAATAGGATACTCCCCTGTGCTCCTTGAGTCCGTGATAGCTGTAAATGAAAGGCAACCCCTTCTTATGACAGAAATTCTGCAGAGGAAAATCGGGAACCCTGCGGGCAAAAAGATCGCAGTCCTTGGACTTGCCTTCAAAAATGAAACGGACGACATAAGAGAATCCAGAGCAATTCCTGTGATTGCTGAACTCCTCAGGCTTGGAGCCAGAGTTTCGGCTTATGACCCTATGGCAACAGAGAACATGAAGCGCATCTTCCCAACAATCGAATACCTTGATAAAGCCTCAGACGCACTTAAAGATGCAGATGCCTGTCTTGTGATGACTGAATGGGATGAGTTCAGGAATCTCGACTCCGAATTTCAGAACATGAAAGGAAAAATTGTCATTGATGGAAGGCGGATAATTAAAGCGAAAAATGTGGATTATGAGGGACTCTGCTGGTGA
- a CDS encoding GNAT family N-acetyltransferase, whose amino-acid sequence MDEIEVRELVPSEYKEWDLLVETAKPGTLFHTSDWLGICRDVLSRDLKIYGCFRNGELVGGCPLFIKNLKGMLKIGSSTCDMTDYCGPLIKEGASTKASKRMQETHEILDALIEFLCKQGFDSIHLTLAPGFEDVRPFTWKGWDSSVRYTHHLNLKENIDGNTSRKIRRELKSADEAGLKTRISNDPETYYRLLSLVYEKQKLELPLPREFFERVFKLIQEKEIGYMFVSETPEGEAVAAHLNLYGKKCTVTWTSALNPDFGRMGPNALLYYNEFLDLKSRNFEYMNVMAANIPRFTDFIMGFSPELVPYYTVTLRSKKYSLMRTLYKMTHEETE is encoded by the coding sequence ATGGATGAAATTGAAGTCAGAGAATTAGTGCCGTCTGAATACAAAGAATGGGATCTGCTTGTGGAAACAGCTAAACCCGGTACGCTCTTTCACACAAGTGACTGGCTGGGAATCTGCAGGGATGTCCTTTCCAGAGACTTAAAGATTTATGGTTGTTTCAGAAACGGTGAGCTTGTGGGCGGATGCCCTCTTTTCATTAAAAACCTTAAAGGTATGCTGAAAATAGGGTCATCAACCTGTGATATGACTGACTATTGCGGGCCCCTTATAAAAGAGGGAGCCAGCACGAAAGCTAGCAAACGCATGCAGGAAACTCATGAAATCCTTGATGCTCTCATTGAATTCCTCTGCAAACAGGGATTCGATAGCATCCACCTCACGCTCGCTCCAGGGTTTGAGGATGTAAGGCCTTTTACCTGGAAAGGATGGGATTCCAGTGTGCGCTATACCCATCATTTGAACCTTAAAGAAAACATAGATGGCAATACCTCAAGGAAAATCCGGAGGGAACTTAAAAGTGCAGACGAAGCAGGACTCAAAACGAGAATCTCGAATGACCCTGAAACCTATTACCGCCTGCTTTCCCTGGTCTATGAGAAACAGAAACTGGAACTTCCTCTGCCAAGGGAATTCTTTGAAAGGGTATTCAAATTGATCCAGGAGAAAGAAATTGGTTACATGTTTGTATCAGAAACTCCTGAAGGAGAAGCAGTTGCAGCTCATCTGAATCTGTATGGTAAGAAATGCACGGTTACCTGGACCTCAGCCCTGAATCCGGATTTTGGCAGAATGGGCCCCAATGCACTTCTGTATTACAATGAGTTTCTTGACCTGAAGTCCAGAAATTTTGAATATATGAACGTAATGGCAGCAAATATTCCAAGATTTACGGACTTTATAATGGGGTTTTCCCCGGAACTCGTCCCTTATTATACAGTAACCCTGCGCAGCAAAAAGTATTCCCTTATGAGAACTTTATATAAAATGACACATGAAGAAACTGAATGA